Part of the Syngnathus typhle isolate RoL2023-S1 ecotype Sweden linkage group LG17, RoL_Styp_1.0, whole genome shotgun sequence genome is shown below.
CTGTGATGCCCTCACATGCGGGCAAAGATAGCTATCAAATTTGAACGAACGTCTGCCAGAAAAGTTCAGATTTATGCTTGAATGCGATACAATCGCCAATGAAATCATCCACAATTCTCAGCTATTCCCATGAAAACTTTACAATTCGGAACATTTCCAAAACTTCGCAGATGAATTTCCCATGGAGATTTGCCCAAAACCTTCCAGTAATTAACTACACAAAAACCCAAAAAATACTTTCCAGCAATGCACTGAAAACTTCCCAGAAATACATCGAAAACATACCTGGAATTAATCAAAGAATTTCCAGAACTTTACTGAAAATTTTCCAGGTAGTTGACAGATGTTGTTAGAAAATGTACCAAGAAGACTTCCAGAAATGTACCTGGAATTTTTCAGAAATTTCCGGGAAATGTTCCGAAACTCTACCAGAAATGTTCCCCCCGTTTGGGGGTCTAgagacatgtaaaaaaaaaaaaaaaaaaaaaaaaaaaaaggatcttgGTGCGGTGGTGTGGGGGGTTCGCTTTGCGGTGCCGGGTGGGGGTGTTCCATTAAGGAGCTTAGTTGTTACCGTTGTCAGCCGGCCTTGCCTCGTCCTCCGTTTTGGCCCGTTTGGCGTCCGGCGGCACCTGCGGGTCGCCGTTCTGCCGTTTGATGGTGGGCAGCGACGCCGAGGCAGAGGCATGGTCAGCGAGCAGGTGAAGCGGGCTGGCCACGGACGGACCTAAACAACAAAAGCGGCCTCGAGTTAGATCTGTTAAGCAGAGCCGAGCGCCGTTTGTGTTGGGCGGTGGGGGAAGACTTGGGGACGTACTGGAGGTGTTGTGAGCGTTGCTCTGTATGGCGGCGGTGACGCTGTGGTTTCCGTTCTGCGTGATGGTCTTGATGGGCAACTGGTGCTGACCAAGGATGGCGACAGTCTGCAGGGGCCCGGACGCCGCTGAAGTCTGGATGATGCGGCCCACTGCGCCCGTGGCTGTCACGCTGGGCACCGCCTCCACTTTCACTGCGACGACACCCACATTTTGAAGGTCAGTGGctctttattgttttttgtCAGTCCTTTGCAGTCCAGACTTgacacgtcttttttttttttcacccaccTTTGCTGTCAGCACGCTCTCCATTCTCCTGTAGTTGCAGTTCGTTTTTGCCGATGACAGCGGCCGGCTGCGCGATGACAGCGGTGGCGCCGGCGGGGATCTGCTGCAGCACGTGGACCGTCTGGACGGTCGGAACCGGCTGGGAGGAGCTGGTGCTGACCGGAGACGCCATGGTGTAGGCGACCGGCTTCAAGCTTTGAGGTAGCTGACCCTGCAGCGCGATCAGCACCGGCTGGTTGGCGACTGGAGAGCCTGCGATCAGTTCAATATGTTGACAGTCAATTAATTATCACATACACGAATGAAAGTGAGAGCCACAAGTGGAAGATGACCCCGAAACCAACCCGGAGTGTTCTGTGCAAAGCGAGCTTCTTGGATGACAGCCAGCTTGGGTTGGACCACCGCGGTGGGGGCAGCAGGGACTACGGAGGAGGAGTCCACCTCCATGGGGACCGGGGAGCCCTCTCGGGACAAGCTGTCGGGAGTCTGCATGCCGCTGGAGTGAGCCGACAGCACCCCTGAGTGGTTGGGAGAGGCCGGGGCGCTCCTGACGGAACAAACAGGTAATCAATCCACTTAACCGAGACAAAGACAGATTCTTTGGAATTTTCTTAAGAACCGTGTTCTGCTCCGGTGGTACCCAAGTCCGTTGGCAGGCTTACCTGGAGGAGAGGGGCCCGTGCGGGATCCTGAAGCAGGGGACACCGCGGGGCCGTCGTTTCCTGAAGGCCTGATCGACCAGCTTGCCTTCGGAGGATGGGTCTATCCTCCAGAAGGAACCTTTGCCGGGCTCCTCCTGCGAGCGTGCCACCTTGATGAAGTAACGGTTCAGCGACAGGTTGTGGCGGATGGAGTTCTGTGGCAGTGAAGAAAGAAGTCAGCCAGGACGTGAGCGGGGGCATTGCTCGAGTGGCGCCGTCAATTAAACGCACCTGCCAGCCCTTGTCTGCGGTTCTGTAGTAGGGGTAGTTCTTGGTGATGTGGTTGTAGATCCCGTTGAGCGTCAGCTGCTTGTCCTGCGCCAGCGTGATGGCCTGAACAATCAGCTGGGCGTACGAGTAGGGCGGCTTGGAGTCGTCCTGACCAAACACACGCCTCGACTTCAGCAAAGTGTTACAACAACTACAACTTTAACATCATTTCAAACTTATCTTACCACTTCAGCCTTTAAACAACATAAAGTTGTGCCTCGTAGGCGCTCTGCAGGACTCTCACCTTAGGACTGTCCTCGCCCGACGCGTCCTTGTCGTTCTCGGGCTGAGAGTTGTCATTGATCAGCTGCAATTCGGCCGAACTCACCATGCGGCCCCCCATGCGGTAACCCGACGAGCCGGCCCCCCGGGGGCTGGACGGGCATGAGTTTGCCGCGCTGACAAGAATAACACCCGTCACAGTCAGCCTCACACCAAGGTCAGGTGAGACATTTCAAAGTGCCGCTTACCTGATGGTTCCAGTGGGCGAGGGCAGCGGACTCATGAGGTGGGCGAGGTTGTCGGGAATGTTAATGGTGAGCGGCGCAAATTGCGGCTGCGCCGGCTTGACGGGCGACTCGGGGGCTTCGCGCCTCGTCTTCCTGCCGCTGGACAGCGCCGTGAAGGTGATCTTGATGTTGGTGCTGGGGAACCTGAACGTGCACCTGAGCAGATGACAaagcccaatttttttttaatgatcaatTACGCTATCCAATGTCTCATCAATTAACCAGATAAAAATGTATCTTGGGGTTGAGAACTCTCAAGTCTTGATGATGAATCAATATGACATGGATATTATTTTAGTTTCACCATATTTGGAATTTGTAAGAAATCAATATAACACGGATATTATTTTAGTTTCACCATATTTGAAATTTGtaagaaatttagaaaatatattttggagATACACAATAAAAGAGGAACATTATTCACATGATTCAACTGATGTTAACAGAAGTGACGTCTTGGCACAATATTTATTATCCAGCTAGTTAgctacacaaacaaacaactggGGCCAAACACACTTGGCCGTGCCATGGCATTAAACATTCCAACAAGGGTAACCAAGTGGAAAAAATGACTAAgtattgaaaatggtatatatTCAGGCTATGCTATATTTTGAATGATGTCTCATAGGAATTTCCAGGTCATCATAATCTAGATTCGAGAATCTCACCAACCCAAAGCAGGAGTCACAAAAGCTTTGACTTTTCTACCAAAAAAACCCCCCATGCAAAACACTTGAACATAGTTCTGATTTTCAGACATGTCACCCATGCCAAGACAGTTGTGCCAAACGCTATTGCAAACGTCAAATATGTTTCCTTATTAAACTGTGGTTCTTGTAGAAGGGTGTGTGCGTGAACTGGGGCGGAGACGAGTTTGGTTTGTTTACGTCCAACGGCCTCCATTCACAAAACACAGCACTACCCAGCTAGTGTTAACCAACACATTTGTTTCAATAACACCGAGACGTCTTCCGACAAAACCACACACATCTATAGTAGATGAATAAGCGTTCGTGAGGCAACAATAGGCCGCCAGCCTCACACACGCGATCTAGGCCGGGAAGCAGCAGCTAAGGGCTAACGTGGCTAACAAGAATGTCAACAAAGACGATGGAGGAAGGAGACACATCGCGGCTAACAAGCTAATACACGTGCtgcccccctctcccccaaaaGGCAAACCCTAACACCGCAAAACATGTTGCTTTAGTTTGCGTGGCTAACTAGTGTAGGATCCACATTGATGCTAGAGGCGAGGGATTAGCACTACTTACATCGGCGGCAGCGGCAACGGAGCGGCGCCTCGGCGAAGGAACACCCCGTCCACGAACACCCCGTTTTTGCCCAGGCAGCGCAGATAGAAGTCGCCCCCTCCACCTCCGCCGTCATCACTGGCGGTGAAAATCTCCAGGTGCCGCCGCGAGATGAAGCTCGAGTGACCCATGCTGACGTCCACGGAACCCTGCGACGAGTTGCGCCCGATGCTCACCGAGCGCTTCTTCATCAGATACTCAAACTCGCGGCCCTCGAGCCGCGCAACCGGCCCGGACGAGCCGCTCACTGCAGCCATGATCAACGCGATGGGCGGGTGGCGAAATGAAATTAACacgagtggggggggggctacgcAGCGGAGGCCGAAAGCGAGCCGACCTAGCAACGGGGCATCGAATTTAAAAGCAGAATTTGGAGGGGAACATGCGAGGCCGGGGACAGCGGCTCCGACCCACCGCCGAGAGAAAGGCTAACGCCGTCGAGACGTGCTACCTAACGCCGGGGAGGAGGCGTGAATGACAGTAGACTGACGGCGCCCTCGGCCAATTGGGTGCGAGGACAGTGATGCAGCGCCGAGAACTCGACCAATCGGACGCGAGGAGTAATCCGAGGACACGTTCAAGATCGGTTGGGGGGCACTGTCTGCACGTATGGGAGGACGTGAAGCGGCACAGACGAATGGCGACACAGAACAACGCCAAAATGTTCCAAAaccaaaatacaaaacattaaaacacaaaaacaccagCATCCGTCAAACCCGTAGTGGGGGTAAGGGACAAAGAACAAACACCGAATTACTCGAAGTAGATGTTTCAGCTTTCTGTAATTGATGTGACTACAGTGtctgtaaacaaacaaaaagtgcaATACAAATCGATTTATTGATTTGTGATGatgaaaatgtttaaaaagattAATTGAAAGATGAAACTTGACtttaaatgtagaatattttgttaattttttttataatttaacGCGAAGTTGAATTTGAGAATGTTGGATGAAAAATATACTGGGAGAAAGGGggaatagtaataataatttttgACAGTAAAAAGGTTTTTGCAGAACAATGGTctcagaaaaaatattttaacacgATGGAATGCTGGCTGTGTCTGTCAGACCGGAGATATGTGCTGTCAGACTGGGAGTTGGCTGGTAGCCTTCACGAGTCACTAGAGGGCGCCACACATTTTCAGGTTATTTGGGGTGACGTCATGGGGCCGCTTTAACCAATTTTTGGTAACGGAGCATCTGATTAATGAGTAGGTTCGGTGGTATTTGTTGTACTACATAACTTTTGTGTGAATCAAAAACGATGAATTGATTAGTAACATttctatttaattttaattagctattttgaaaattaatttcatgcaaataaagAAATTACtattagttagttagttagttagttaggtcGTTTGGCTTCTAAGTatttattatatgatctgtttTTTAAAACAGATGCCGGTTATATCTGAATAATTATAAAGTATATACGTTAGAGAAAGAAGTAATATATTTGTTCtgatatttcctttttttaaaattggtcTATTGCAGCATCTAACTTAATAACATCAAATCTTAAACACGTTACGAAGACATATTTCCTTATTTCACACTATCAGTTCTTGTAGGCTGTAAAACATCTGTGACCTTtcacctgctgctgctgtcgccactttttttttaaattggtctATAGCAGCATGTAATTGAATGACATCAAATCTTAACCGCGTTACGAAGACATATTTCCttgtttcacattttattagTTCTTGTAGGCTGTAAAACATCAGCAACCTTTCACCTGCTAATGGCGTCGCCTTAAAAGCGGACAATGACCTCATCTCTGTAAGACTAGCTTGTGTctcatctgtttttgttttgtttcttttttttgctggctCTCTGGTGACAGCCCACTTAGCATTAGCGCTTATGCACGTCACTAAGCTCTTACAAACCACACGTCTGTCATCATTAACATCTAAATGAAAcgggatgaagatgatgatcagCACCACAGCAACCATTTTTACCTACAAACACAACAGAGGAAGGCGGGGTGCATCGGAGTCCCTCTGGGACGACAGGCGAGCAATAGTTTGATCAGAGCGAGAGATCCATTACTCGGCCGCTTCCTCCCCAAATGGAGCCCATTAATAACATTCGTCTCCTCTTCGCCATGTCCGGGAGACATCCGGGCGCCTCACGTGTCTGCTGAGGTGTGTTGCTTTCACTAAAGAACAGTGTCTTTATGTCAACACGTGTTTCGCAGATGATACACATCACGTGTTAAATTTGACTTCTGCatcgagttaaaaaaaaaaaaaaaaaagcaacgccTTCTGCTTCAggcagaggtttttttttttaaacatgccgCCAAATGTTCAGCCCAGTTGTGAAGCAACATGGATGACAAGGAAGTAGCAATATTGCTATGAAGGGGGGTGGATCATTTCAGCACTTTGGTAAAGTGGTGTGTTTCCTTTTTCCGGGGAGGGTGGATGTTCTTTCTGTAAAAGCCTGCGACTCCGGTTTGACGAGTTTTGAAGACACACTGGAGGAAAAAAACTGCAAAGCCGCTTTATGTAAATAATAACACAACTTCCTCAAGCGTTTCCATTTTGAGGTCCACTAAACCAAATCTGCTCAAGTTTTTTTCCTTAATGGAATTGTTCTGTTAAAAAAATTACTTAGCAACGATGACGCACATGACGTCAGGATTTGGAGATCTCCCCAAGTCCCACCAAACATCAGAAAGGTTTGCTAAGCTAACCTTAGTAATAATAGCTTACAAGCATTTATTAATCATTTGCAACATTTTGCACATTTCAGTTCTTTATACAATCTATGTGAGGTTTGCTTGGAGTGCTgatagttttttgttgttgttagtcATTAAATCTAATGAAAAATGTCTGAGGGCTTGAGAAGGCCGGAGTTGGTCTCAAAATTGGGCAAAGGAAAATTTTAGACCAAATGCATCACGGATGTCTGCTCCCTTTATCCTTCTCGCTCAACGTCAACAATATCATCGAAGATATCGAGAAAAGCTCCAGCTCATGAGTGAAGTGTAATCAACGTCAACGGGAGTCACATTGAAAAAATTCCTCCAATCCACTTTTTGGAATCTTCTAGATGTTTTCCTCAGGTTCTTCCTTTCACTCTTTTGTTATGACATCCTCACACGATGCAGCTCCCCCACTGACGGCCAAAGCGATATACAATCACGTCCTGATCTCATCCCCTGGTCTGGATGGCTTAGGGCAGGTCCCGGTTATTTTTGAGCAGGTCGAGCTCCTCCTCAGGCACCAGCAGGCCGCCCATGTACCAGAAGATCCACAGGAAGATGCTCAAGAAGATCAGCAAGGGTCCcgaaaacacaaagaaatccCAGTACCTCAGTGAGGCAAAGATGCCCACCAGTAACAGCAGGAAGCCCACCACATCCAGGAACACGGCCACAGCCAGGAAGAAGGACGTGCATTTGTTAGGCATTATGGCCCCACCGAGACGCAGAGCCGAGACGACTGCGAGTCGAGATGATTCCGCGCTGGCTGCTTTTGACCCTGGGAGCTCCCTTCGCATAAATTCTGAACAGTCCTGGAGTGGAAGGGCCAGTTCATAAAGAAGTGCATCTTCATTCCTGAGCTGGGCCGACTTGTTTGGCGGCTTCCTGAATCCATTCCGCTTTTGAATGACGTGACAATCGTGCCGTCAATCAACAGTCAGTCAACATAACAAGgtttataaatattttctatCCGACACAGGGTTTCGTTCCCAGGCCACTCATAGCAATGACAGCGCTTGCATTTCCTTTGAAGGCCTTCAAACACACTTTTAAAACAATAGCGTAGCAATCCCTCCAAACAAATGTCATCTTTCGCAAACTATCAAATTCTCATCTTAAATTATTAATAAATAACATGCCAATGGTTAAATAACTGTACTTCATTTACTTTAAAATCACAATTAATGAGTTTACATTCCATAATCAGCAGGAATAAGGCTGAGCTTGAAACGCTTCCTGTTTTCactcttcttcttcacaattcaCAGGAGTATGTCACCACCTAGTGGTCGATAACGCAATTGGACGCAATATGAGTAAGTGCAAATCAATATTAATAAAAAGTGAAATTTTGGGGACTGCAATCTTGAAATCCATTATGTAGGCGGGCTTTCTGTATTTCTAACTTATTTATGCTAAGAAATGTTTCATAGATAAATAAGCAAAATAGCAAAGGAACGCATGTCGCATAGTTTCCCGTAACACACCCGCCATGAGTCAGcacttaaaaaacaaagtgtgtatgtgtgtcagtCGAGATGTCCAGTCATTTTGTGAGAAATTGTCAATCACGTCTTATTAGTGAGGATCCTGGTGGCTGTTGAGTCAACAAAGCCAAACCGGTCGGCCGGCTGTCACATGACAAGGATGGAAACTCACATGGCAAATATTGGCTAATAGTTGCCGGTTGCCACGGAAACTTGCTGTTGACGACTTTGTCCTTCAAGGTTGTAACTTTCATTCTTGTCGAAGTTTGCATCTACATTGACTTCTTTCGTTGCCGTATCCTTCATTGTATGGGTATCTTAATTGTCGTTTTCATGGCTGTGCATTTCGTGTCACAGTTCAGCTTCATGTTTGCCATCATAGGCTTTCGTGTCGTATCCTTCTTCTGTGTAGTTGTAGTTTTCCTCCTTGTGGTAGTCTTCATGAGATCTTTTGCTGTATTTGTCCTCGTTGTGGTCAGTTTCATGGTTGAAGCCTCGGTTATCGTATACTTTTTCATCTTGGTTGTTGTTTTCCTGGCGGTATCTTCCAAAGTTGTTGTCGTTTTGGGGCtcagtttgtttgctgttgtggACGGTGGCCTTTCCCCACGTGATCCTGCTGGCCTGGTGAGGCCTCGATCTTCCAGCCAAATCATCGTCGTCGTACAGGCGCGCGTTTCCGGCCGTGCTCGCAATCGCGCCCGCTTTCGTGCTCGCCATCTTTCGGCTGAGCCTCTCGGAGAGCTTCCGCACGATGCGCGCGGTCAGGCCCTTCGCGCGGGCGTCGCGCGCGTCGCCAGGCGGGACACGCACGTTGCCTGCGTACCACATGACCCAAAAGCCCAGACTGGCGAAGATGATCACCGCGCCCGTGAAGATGAAGAAGTCACCGTAGTACTGGCCGTCGGCCGAGCGCACATTCGCGAACACGCCGACCAGCAGCAGCGTCAGGCCGGCGGCGTCCAGCGCCAAGCCGGCGAACAGCAGAGGCAAACATTTGCCCACCAATCTTCTCACGTCCATGACCATCCCCAAGGACGAGCAAACATCCGCGCAAAACCTAATACCGGGCGACGACAAGCCAAGGAAAAGAACAAACGGAGGAAGGAGAGGATGCTCACCTGCGCACGGGAGACCCCGCCCACACGGGCAACAGCTGCAAGGTGTGTCCCGGATGTCAACGTGTCGACCGGGGGGGTGGGAGGTTGCGCACTTGCATTCAAACACCGCAGTGGACACACACTTGTCCAAATAGGCTGAATTGATGCAAATCGCGCAGTCTTCTAAAACAGATTTACCAGTCAAATTGACCTTTGATCTCATGTGTGGCATGATTCAACATGTGAAATAAATGTGAAACCATGAACTGTTGTTTGTTGTGACAGCATTTAAAGCGCAGTGTGGTGTTATTTAGCGTTGAAGGGCTTTGGCGTCCGGCGCTCATTGGGCCTCACGAGAGATTTGGAGAGGAAATGTCAAGTAGCGTTTAATAATTCATTCAGTCAGTCGATCGTATCGCATTAGTCCCACCCTCAAGTGCACTTTGCCATCGAAAACATTCCCGAGTACCTTGGTGGCAGCTTTCTGCACCGTGCCAATAAAGTCAAACCTCAACGCGAGCTCACAAAAGTGAGGACCTCCCTCCCATTTGTGTAAATATTTGATCAAGGCTTTCCACTTAAGAAATGACGCTCTGCTACAATGTCAAATAGTCGGGATATGACTGTACCCGCAAAAAATCAAACGCATTTGTCTAGCAACAAAAGTGAGCACACCCCGAAAGTGAAACTCTCCAAATGGGTCCAACTTGACTCGACCGTTTAACGTACTATATAAAAATCTGCATAGAAATCCCGGTGGAGTTCACACGTTGAAGGTGGGCTGGCGGTGAAAGACGAGCGGTTTCTTCAAAGCTCGCCTCCGGTTCTCCTTGGTGATGGGGATGAGGACCACGCCCACCACCAAGACCATCAGGCCGATGGAGACCAGGGCGGGGCCCAGGATGTTGCTGACCTTGCGGCTGTGGCCGGCAAAGTAGAGGCCGCTGATGATGACGCCGCACGCAAGGAACCCGCCGCCCGTCGACATGAAGTGGATGGGGAACCAGAAGACCTGGCACCGGCCCGGCGGCGTTTCGGCCGTCCACAGCGACCCGCTCCGCGACAGGCTGAACACCGTACTCTCCGTGCGACTGGGCGGTGTCAGCTGGTCGCGCGACTGGGACAGCGTGCTCTCGCCCATGGCGATATTCTCGGGGCTTCCCGCCATCACGTCCTGCACGtatgaaaaaaatagaaaatcagCTTCTGAATTCCGGGAAACTAAAGAGAACAGCTTGGAGATTCTCAGAGTCAGGTGAACTCTCTCTAGTGGTAGGTGAATGTATTACTGAATGAATCACAGTTCGCCATATAAGACAGCCTATCTTCAGCATTTTGAAGTATCTTTCAAGAAATTGCAACAAAATAAGCGGCAAAACCACCCCAAAAAGAGATTTCAAATTTGTCCATTCCTcaataaacagtttttttttcaccaaaaaCACCCGTTTCTGACCAGTATCTCACAGTTTGAATTAGAAAACATATAGCAGTCTAGTACTCAGATGTTTTTTCTTCAATACTTCATActtattgatttttttggaAGGAGGGGCAACCTCTGGTTTATGCGGATTGTTGGTTGATTCCCGCTTATTCAAGATTTTCCCAGATGttcaaaaaaaagtacaattgaaatgaaatgaaatcccAAATGATTTCGTGTAACTGCACGAGAGGGAGCCCACACACAACCAGACCACACACTTGCCCATATGCGCCATGCAGGAAAATGGAGGCTCTCACAAATGATGTTTAAGTTCATTATAAAGCAGCCAAACTTTTCCATGACATTGACGCTGAACTGAAGAAGCTCAAACATACTCTCAtgacatcctcctcttcctcgtcatCCTCACTTAGCATTCCCAGATAAGCGTTGCATGTGGAAAAATATCGTCTTACCTTTGGATAAAAGTCGGCGTCAAGCGTCTCAGCGAGTCTTCATCAGAAAATCTTAATGATGTTTGCGAGAGGCGGAAGGCAATGGAAAGTGGTGAAAGGCTTCCCGTTAAGCCAGCATCCCGCCCTCCTCCtgcctctttctcctcctcttcctcccttcTGGCACTTGGATCCCTGAAGGAGGTCCATGGACCTTCCAGCTAAGGCGTCAACTGTGGCAGCATAATATCGACAAGGATGTTATTTGGATTATTATCGATCCTCAGACAGCCTTCAGCAATTGTcaatataaatgtgtgtgtgtgtgtgtgtgtgtgtggggccaTCATCCCATCTATGTTGCTGACACACTTTACAgtcacacactgacacacacacagtacaaaGCAACTCAACTTTTATATTATGCACAGACTATATATACATTATTTATcgtatttttgttttaacaacaacaaatatataTGCACCATTAATATTTTTCAAACTTCACGTTTTTAATAGTTTGTATTTCATTACTGTATTTTTATCTATCTTTATTGTTTTTTCTATGTAGTAAGAAGATCTGAAGTAACACACGCGCATAGACACACACCCATACACACAACTGAAACAAGAGCTTATTTCTAAATTCATTTGCTGGTAAAATGCCAATCTTGTGTGATATCACACAGcgtccagcagagggcagcactGCCATTCAAATATATTACAGTACGGCCCATTACGGATTtgaaaattataataaaatcGTTTCTAACAGCACAAATTACCGTAAGAATGTTTTAAGGGGACgtttaaaaaatataccttttgaGAATGTTTGTAGTGTGTCTGAAGTGTCAGTCTGCACTTCAGTCTCACAATGACTTTACAAATTGGTTTAACTTCCTAATCTCTCACAGATCTTCTCAACCCATGACACAATCAGAAAAGCAGGAACAAGTTCCAAGGAACCTCTTTGGCCAAAGCATCGAAGCCAATAGGTAAGCAAAGCTGCAGCGTTAGCACAGATTAGCATTATCTTATTATAACAATGTTCTTGCTGATTGGGAAGTTTATttagtttccatggcaaccacgCTGCAACGCCTCAGGCTAACATGTTAGCACGTCACCGCTATCGCATTCAGAGAACGTCCTGTTTGGCTCCTTCATTAACTTTACATGCTAATTCCTCAGCTAGCGATCAATGCTATTGATCACCTGAAACGCAACGTGGCAACCAAGGTGACTGCCGACTTTGCCTCGCGGCTAAAATTTGACCAGTCGGGTCTGGCTCGATGGGGTGCAGCTGCATTACTAGTTACACAAAACTGTAAAGTAGTTGACGACTGGTGACCTTGCAAAAACCGACTTGATCAAACACAGATATAAACTAGTGCGGGTTTACTTCACTAGTTGTTCTATTAATTCACCGAACTAGTGaggataaataaatagaaaataaagccATATTCAACAAAACTTTCCAATTTTATTGCATCTAAAACAAAAGTGGACATGACAGCTGTCAATCAGTTCAACAATCACCAAACCTAAGAAGTGGATTTTATTGAAGCTTGTCAGAAAAGAATTAAGATCAAGTGAACACTAAATTGGGAACTGAGGACATTCTGGCAACTGATTGGCTGGAAACAAGAGGAAAGGGTGTAAGAGAttcctcacacacgcacacagtaggtataaaaacaaactttttttttgatccATCCATTCAATTAGATGTGGGTTGATACAAACGAGGCGACATTGTGAAGGAGTCTGATCGGCCGCCGTTGATCTGATTATTTCCGCAA
Proteins encoded:
- the LOC133170240 gene encoding forkhead box protein K2-like isoform X1 → MAAVSGSSGPVARLEGREFEYLMKKRSVSIGRNSSQGSVDVSMGHSSFISRRHLEIFTASDDGGGGGGDFYLRCLGKNGVFVDGVFLRRGAAPLPLPPMCTFRFPSTNIKITFTALSSGRKTRREAPESPVKPAQPQFAPLTINIPDNLAHLMSPLPSPTGTISAANSCPSSPRGAGSSGYRMGGRMVSSAELQLINDNSQPENDKDASGEDSPKDDSKPPYSYAQLIVQAITLAQDKQLTLNGIYNHITKNYPYYRTADKGWQNSIRHNLSLNRYFIKVARSQEEPGKGSFWRIDPSSEGKLVDQAFRKRRPRGVPCFRIPHGPLSSRSAPASPNHSGVLSAHSSGMQTPDSLSREGSPVPMEVDSSSVVPAAPTAVVQPKLAVIQEARFAQNTPGSPVANQPVLIALQGQLPQSLKPVAYTMASPVSTSSSQPVPTVQTVHVLQQIPAGATAVIAQPAAVIGKNELQLQENGERADSKVKVEAVPSVTATGAVGRIIQTSAASGPLQTVAILGQHQLPIKTITQNGNHSVTAAIQSNAHNTSSPSVASPLHLLADHASASASLPTIKRQNGDPQVPPDAKRAKTEDEARPADNGNN
- the LOC133170240 gene encoding forkhead box protein K2-like isoform X2; the protein is MAAVSGSSGPVARLEGREFEYLMKKRSVSIGRNSSQGSVDVSMGHSSFISRRHLEIFTASDDGGGGGGDFYLRCLGKNGVFVDGVFLRRGAAPLPLPPMCTFRFPSTNIKITFTALSSGRKTRREAPESPVKPAQPQFAPLTINIPDNLAHLMSPLPSPTGTISAANSCPSSPRGAGSSGYRMGGRMVSSAELQLINDNSQPENDKDASGEDSPKDDSKPPYSYAQLIVQAITLAQDKQLTLNGIYNHITKNYPYYRTADKGWQNSIRHNLSLNRYFIKVARSQEEPGKGSFWRIDPSSEGKLVDQAFRKRRPRGVPCFRIPHGPLSSRSAPASPNHSGVLSAHSSGMQTPDSLSREGSPVPMEVDSSSVVPAAPTAVVQPKLAVIQEARFAQNTPGSPVANQPVLIALQGQLPQSLKPVAYTMASPVSTSSSQPVPTVQTVHVLQQIPAGATAVIAQPAAVIGKNELQLQENGERADSKVKVEAVPSVTATGAVGRIIQTSAASGPLQTVAILGQHQLPIKTITQNGNHSVTAAIQSNAHNTSSPSVASPLHLLADHASASASLPTIKRQNGDPQVPPDAKRAKTEDEARPADNE
- the LOC133170241 gene encoding phosphoinositide-interacting protein-like, with translation MAGSPENIAMGESTLSQSRDQLTPPSRTESTVFSLSRSGSLWTAETPPGRCQVFWFPIHFMSTGGGFLACGVIISGLYFAGHSRKVSNILGPALVSIGLMVLVVGVVLIPITKENRRRALKKPLVFHRQPTFNV